A region of the Synechococcus sp. PCC 7502 genome:
TCATAATGAGCGGATTGGGCTAAAATTCCACCTACGGTTGTTCCTAAGGCACTACCTATACCCGCTACGGCGGCGGCGATCGCAAAAAAAGTGGCATGATGTTGAATCGGAGCGATCCCAATCTGAATATTGTTAATTCCTAGATCAATTGCTGCCCAAGTTCCTCCTAAAAACAGATGAAATATCAATAGATAAATCCATAATTGAGATTGTACTTGTTCAATACCTGTAAATAACCAAAATAGCGGTGTAATAGAGATTGCTAACCCTGCAAATATTAATAAAGGTCGATTACCCATGCGATCGCTTAATCTTCCCCAGACCAAAAGCATTAGCATATTGGCTCCACTTGATAGACTGCTAAACAGACTCACCCAAGTAATATCAACATTGAGATTATCCAGCATATAAAGATTAAAAAAGGGTGTACTGAGGTTAACTGCAAAGCCCCAAAGAGCAAAATAGACCAGAAAAATAATCAGATTACGATCTTGAAACGGAGCAATCAGATTCTCAAATAAACTTTTAAATAGATTTTCCAAATGATTTGCTAGATGATTTCCTGAGCAATTTTTAGGTTCCTCCATAGTTACTGCAACTGGAATCGATTCGACTAGAAGCACAGATTGATATTTTTGAGGATTAATATCGATCATGAATTGCTGACAGAATAAACTGGCTAAACCCGCTAAAATACTGATGCTTAGAACAATGCCATAACCTGAGATCGCCCCATCTTGCCAATTAGAAATTATAAAACTAGCGATCGGTACACAAAGTAACCCTGCCAAATTACTGATAATATTGCGAACACTGTAATAGCGACCCCGTAATTTTGGTGGAACTAATGCTGCCAGCCAACTCATCCAAGAAGCACTACCTAATGCTGCTAATATATTGGAAACTATGACCAAAGTTAAGGCTAAATACACCATTTGTGTAGAAGAATCAGTATTTGCCCCTCTTAAAATAATGGCGATTAATAAAACCAACCACAGTAATCTTGATGGTAAAAATATCAAAATCCCATAGTCGTGGCGACTACTAAAGCGATTAGATAATAATGCCCCAAGGGGTTGTAAGAGATTAGCAACCATCGGTAAAGAAGCAACCATCCCAATTT
Encoded here:
- a CDS encoding MFS transporter codes for the protein MIIEISSQEELIPIPRISVRTSLIASTVDGGLSTVFSNVTGGVLLSSFLLNLGANPFEIGMVASLPMVANLLQPLGALLSNRFSSRHDYGILIFLPSRLLWLVLLIAIILRGANTDSSTQMVYLALTLVIVSNILAALGSASWMSWLAALVPPKLRGRYYSVRNIISNLAGLLCVPIASFIISNWQDGAISGYGIVLSISILAGLASLFCQQFMIDINPQKYQSVLLVESIPVAVTMEEPKNCSGNHLANHLENLFKSLFENLIAPFQDRNLIIFLVYFALWGFAVNLSTPFFNLYMLDNLNVDITWVSLFSSLSSGANMLMLLVWGRLSDRMGNRPLLIFAGLAISITPLFWLFTGIEQVQSQLWIYLLIFHLFLGGTWAAIDLGINNIQIGIAPIQHHATFFAIAAAVAGIGSALGTTVGGILAQSAHYEGIFGIFFISTVLRLVALIPLVCVHEH